In one Alnus glutinosa chromosome 14, dhAlnGlut1.1, whole genome shotgun sequence genomic region, the following are encoded:
- the LOC133858131 gene encoding G-type lectin S-receptor-like serine/threonine-protein kinase LECRK3, with the protein MFFAFPSEPKYERKENRDNYSPMMPIVLPFLLLSAIFAAEGQSVVKPGSFLTPTATNSSWLSRSGLYAFGFYKQGNGYSVGIFLAGLPQKTVVWTADRDMPPVPADVKLNFTSDGRLLLQSAQGTQTGLASFPEGASSASMLDSGNFVLYNSANQMVWQSFSYPTDTFLPTQNLSHGQVLFSSLSYSNHSTGIFRLLMQEDGWLAMYPVGTPYTLEYGYWGAGISGQKNDVVLQLEDNGHLYLVNGVGAIIVNITPAGNPSTGAIYRLTIDPDGMLQLYSHDMNQNGNWTSIWSAPENKCYPKGLCGLNAYCVLNDVQVGCKCLPGFELVNQDDWSSGCERNFTAESCKSDTYTMEAEPNIVWENDNYSVIISTTQEICEEACLQDCNCEAALFKDGECTKQRLPLRFGRRDQSDSTIALVKVSTSTTTIDGNLPKETKKELRLDILIIGVSLLAFALIVLASSGIAICRNRVWSYKMMSNNGNTILRDDFAPKSFSYAELEKVTGGFKEELGRGAFGTVYKGAIWNGVSEKIVAVKRLDKLLAEREREFHTEMRVIGRTHHKNLVRLLGYCHDGPNRLLVYEYMSNGSLADILFTHEKKPSWDERMEIAHNIARGILYLHEECEPQIIHCDVKPQNILMDENRRPKISDFGLAKLLKADQTRTFTDIRGTKGYVAPEWHRKLPVTVKVDVYSFGIVLLEIICCRKSVEHDLPEEEAILEEWVYQCFESGELDRLVNNEKIDKRQLERIAKVGLWCILDEPSLRPSMKKVLLMLEGTVDIPDPPSPTSFFSAV; encoded by the coding sequence ATGTTCTTCGCTTTCCCTTCGGAACCAAAGTATGAGAGGAAGGAAAACAGAGACAACTATTCTCCAATGATGCCAATTGTCttgccttttcttcttctctcagCCATTTTCGCCGCAGAAGGGCAATCCGTTGTAAAGCCAGGCTCTTTCTTAACACCTACCGCGACCAACTCTTCTTGGTTATCGCGTTCCGGTCTATATGCCTTTGGATTCTACAAGCAAGGGAACGGTTATTCTGTTGGCATCTTTCTTGCCGGGCTTCCACAGAAGACGGTGGTTTGGACAGCCGACCGAGACATGCCTCCAGTTCCCGCTGATGTTAAATTGAATTTCACAAGTGATGGACGACTGCTTCTGCAATCGGCACAAGGCACACAAACCGGCCTCGCCAGTTTTCCGGAAGGTGCAAGCTCAGCATCGATGCTTGACTCGGGCAACTTTGTTCTCTATAATTCTGCCAATCAGATGGTATGGCAGAGTTTCAGCTACCCAACAGACACCTTTTTACCAACTCAAAATCTTTCCCATGGACAGGTGTTGTTTTCCAGTCTTTCATACTCTAACCATTCAACGGGCATATTTCGTCTCTTAATGCAAGAAGATGGTTGGCTCGCTATGTACCCAGTTGGAACTCCATACACGCTTGAGTATGGTTATTGGGGAGCTGGTATAAGTGGACAAAAAAATGATGTGGTACTGCAACTTGAAGATAATGGTCATCTCTATTTGGTCAATGGCGTTGGCGCTATCATAGTGAATATCACACCAGCAGGAAATCCTTCAACAGGTGCAATCTACCGATTGACAATTGACCCCGATGGGATGTTGCAGCTATACTCGCACGATATGAATCAGAATGGAAATTGGACATCCATATGGTCTGCTCCAGAGAACAAGTGTTACCCTAAGGGTCTATGTGGGCTTAATGCATATTGTGTCTTAAATGATGTACAAGTTGGTTGCAAATGTCTTCCAGGATTTGAATTGGTCAACCAAGACGATTGGAGTTCAGGCTGTGAAAGGAATTTCACTGCAGAAAGTTGCAAAAGTGACACATATACCATGGAAGCAGAGCCTAATATCGTATGGGAAAATGATAATTATTCTGTTATCATATCGACAACCCAAGAGATTTGCGAAGAAGCATGTTTGCAAGACTGCAACTGTGAAGCTGCACTGTTCAAAGACGGGGAGTGCACAAAACAGAGGCTTCCTTTGCGATTCGGGAGAAGAGATCAAAGCGATTCAACCATAGCCCTCGTCAAGGTAAGTACATCTACAACCACTATAGATGGAAATCTGCcgaaagaaaccaaaaaagagCTTCGACTGGACATCCTAATTATTGGTGTTTCATTACTTGCTTTTGCATTAATTGTCTTGGCGAGTTCTGGAATTGCAATTTGCAGAAATCGTGTTTGGTCATATAAAATGATGTCTAATAATGGAAACACCATCTTGAGAGATGATTTTGCTCCAAAATCATTTAGTTACGCAGAACTTGAGAAAGTGACCGGTGGTTTCAAGGAAGAGCTTGGTAGAGGAGCGTTTGGGACGGTATATAAAGGGGCAATCTGGAATGGTGTCAGCGAGAAGATTGTAGCCGTCAAGAGGCTCGACAAATTGTTGGCTGAACGAGAAAGAGAATTCCATACAGAGATGAGAGTTATTGGGAGAACGCATCACAAAAACCTTGTTCGTCTGCTGGGTTATTGCCATGATGGACCCAACAGGCTTTTGGTGTACGAGTACATGAGCAATGGGTCACTTGCAGACATACTCTTCACACATGAAAAGAAACCTTCTTGGGATGAAAGAATGGAAATCGCTCACAACATTGCAAGAGGAATTCTTTATCTCCATGAAGAGTGTGAGCCACAAATCATTCATTGTGATGTAAAACCTCAGAACATACTCATGGATGAAAATAGACGTCCAAAAATTTCTGACTTCGGATTGGCAAAGTTGCTGAAGGCTGATCAAACCAGAACATTTACCGACATCAGAGGGACAAAGGGATATGTTGCTCCAGAGTGGCATCGGAAGTTGCCGGTGACAGTCAAAGTAGATGTGTACAGCTTTGGAATTGTGCTGCTGGAGATTATATGTTGTCGAAAGAGTGTGGAACATGATCTTCCAGAGGAAGAAGCTATTCTTGAAGAATGGGTATACCAATGCTTTGAGAGTGGTGAGCTTGATAGACTAGTGAATAATGAAAAGATTGACAAGAGACAATTGGAGAGAATTGCTAAAGTAGGACTTTGGTGCATTTTGGATGAGCCCTCGCTCCGCCCTTCAATGAAGAAGGTGCTACTCATGTTGGAAGGGACTGTTGATATTCCGGACCCTCCAAGTCCGACTTCTTTTTTTAGTGCTGTCTGA